From a region of the Oryza sativa Japonica Group chromosome 6, ASM3414082v1 genome:
- the LOC136357125 gene encoding ethylene-responsive transcription factor ERF018-like, with product MSSPMEPVSFMQKSAAAAADGGSAAQAAAERRKYKGVRLRQWGKWAAEIRLPSSCERIWLGSYDTPEKAARAFDAAFICLRGVQAIAGLNFPESPPPPTAARTGDLREVYAFAVSHANRPSAEAAPADIVVPAQVATEESDGVVRGNAAPPPVQVAAGSLDWSQFMANPPPMYSPTATAGSQAMWPVTAPAAEADGEDDELATTCRWSFDA from the coding sequence ATGAGCTCACCGATGGAGCCAGTGTCTTTCATGCAgaagagcgcggcggcggcggcggacggcggcagcgcggcgcaggcggcggcggagaggaggaaatACAAGGGCGTGCGGCTGCGTCAGTGGGGGAAGTGGGCGGCGGAGATCCGTCTGCCCAGCAGCTGCGAGAGGATATGGCTGGGATCCTACGACACGCCGGAGAAGGCGGCGCGGGCGTTCGACGCCGCGTTCATCTGCCTCCGCGGCGTCCAAGCCATTGCCGGGCTCAACTTCCCCgagtccccgccgccgcctaccgccgccCGCACCGGCGATCTGCGTGAGGTGTATGCCTTCGCTGTGTCGCATGCCAACCGGCCGTCGGCCGAAGCGGCGCCGGCCGACATTGTTGTTCCAGCTCAGGTCGCGACCGAGGAGTCCGACGGCGTGGTGAGGGGAaatgcggcgccgccgccggtgcaggTGGCGGCTGGGAGCTTGGACTGGTCGCAGTTCATGGCAAACCCACCACCTATGTACTCACCGACGGCGACAGCCGGAAGCCAGGCGATGTGGCCGGTGACAGCACCGGCAGCAGAAGCCGACGGTGAGGATGACGAATTAGCTACTACATGTCGTTGGAGCTTCGATGCCTAG
- the LOC4340398 gene encoding uncharacterized protein YML079W, translated as MALTSVEKKTAAEIVAMLDLQRHPDGGFYLETFRDPSISLPKSALPPRYKVDRSGSSAIYFLLPAGEIAKLHRIPCAETWHYYMGEPLTVFEVHDDGQIKMTVVGPDLRHGQRPQYTVPPNVWFGAFLTCDIESFTEDGSVFVKTPGRDPELHYSFVGVTCAPAFQFEDNEMATRETMKTLAPKAEAFINYLVPSD; from the exons ATGGCGCTCACGAGCGTGgagaagaagacggcggcggagatcgtcGCCATGCTGGATCTGCAGCGCCACCCCGACGGCGGCTTCTACCTGGAGACCTTCCGCGACccctccatctccctccccaaGTCCGCGCTCCCTCCACGCT ATAAGGTAGACCGTTCTGGGAGCAGTGCCATCTATTTCCTGCTGCCTGCTGGAGAGATTGCTAAGTTGCACCGCATCCCTTGTGCTGAGACCTGGCACTACTACATGGGGGAACCTCTCACG GTATTTGAGGTCCATGACGATGGACAGATCAAGATGACAGTCGTTGGACCTGATCTACGGCATGGCCAAAGGCCACAATACACAGTCCCTCCAAATGTTTGGTTTGGCGCCTTCTTGACCTGCGACATTGAGTCCTTCACCGAAGATGGAAGTGTATTTGTCAAAACGCCAGGAAGAGACCCTGAACTTCACTACTCTTTCGTCGGTGTAACCTGTGCTCCAGCATTCCAGTTTGAGGACAACGAAATGGCAACACGGGAGACCATGAAGACACTTGCTCCTAAAGCCGAAGCTTTCATCAACTACCTTGTTCCTTCAGACTGA
- the LOC9266408 gene encoding uncharacterized protein, producing MAATSSEKKTAAEVVAMLDLQRHPDGGFILETFRDPSISLPKSALPPRYKVDRAVSNAIYFLLPAGEIVKLHRIPCAETWHYYMGEPLTVFEVHDDGQFKMTVVGPDLRHGQKPQYTVPPNVWFGAFLTCDIESFTEDGSVFVKTPGRDSELHYSFVGVTCAPAFQIEDDEMATRESMKALAPKAEAFINYLVPSD from the exons atgGCGGCCACGAGCTCGgagaagaagacggcggcggaggtcgtcgCCATGCTGGATCTGCAGCGCCACCCCGATGGCGGGTTCATCCTGGAGACCTTCCGCGACccctccatctccctccccaaGTCCGCCCTCCCTCCCCGCT ATAAGGTAGACCGTGCTGTGAGCAATGCCATATATTTCCTGCTACCTGCTGGAGAGATCGTTAAGTTGCATCGCATCCCTTGTGCTGAGACCTGGCACTACTACATGGGGGAACCTCTCACG GTATTTGAAGTGCATGACGATGGACAATTCAAGATGACAGTTGTTGGACCTGATCTACGGCATGGCCAAAAGCCACAATACACAGTTCCTCCAAATGTTTGGTTTGGCGCCTTCTTGACCTGCGACATCGAGTCCTTCACCGAAGATGGAAGTGTGTTTGTCAAAACGCCTGGAAGAGACTCTGAGCTGCACTACTCTTTCGTCGGTGTAACCTGTGCTCCAGCATTCCAGATTGAAGACGACGAAATGGCAACACGGGAGAGCATGAAAGCTTTGGCTCCTAAAGCAGAAGCTTTCATCAACTACCTTGTGCCTTCAGACTGA
- the LOC4340400 gene encoding protein GET1 — protein MSLAATFVFLLVSALQMLDQVLDLVKKRGSITDDQLKLRLEITQILKEASALSTPSTFAQAAKLKRLAAAKEKELAKLQQQDIKGKQSLYNQYGRVMLFSKVLIYGLLILWFWSAPVTTVPKHLLQPFGRMFSWRGVDAATGRVVVGIIPWLLLTSRVSKLLCQKLAPIFLHP, from the exons ATGTCCTTGGCGGCGACCTTCGTGTTCCTCCTCGTCTCGGCGCTGCAGATGCTCGACCAAGTCCTCGATCTCGTCAAGAAG AGGGGATCGATTACTGATGACCAGCTCAAGCTACGGCTAGAAATCACGCAGATTCTCAAGGAGGCTAGTGCACTATCCAC GCCCTCAACGTTTGCACAAGCCGCAAAACTCAAGCGGCTGGCTGCTGCTAAAGAAAAGGAACTGGCAAAAT TGCAACAGCAGGACATCAAAGGGAAGCAGTCTTTATACAACCAATACGGACGAGTTATGTTGTTTTCCAAG GTTCTAATCTACGGCTTGCTCATTCTGTGGTTTTGGAGTGCTCCTGTAACTACTGTTCCCAAACATCTTCTGCAACCTTTTG GACGGATGTTTTCCTGGAGAGGTGTTGATGCTGCCACAGGCCGTGTTGTG GTTGGAATTATCCCATGGCTACTTTTAACCTCTCGTGTCAGCAAGTTATTGTGCCAGAAACTTGCCCCTATATTTCTGCACCCATAG
- the LOC9271327 gene encoding 25.3 kDa vesicle transport protein SEC22-1, protein MVKLTMIARVTDGLPLAEGLDDGRDQKDADFYKQQAKLLFKNLSKGQHEASRMSIETGPYYFHYIIEGRVCYLTMCDRSYPKKLAFQYLEDLRNEFERVNGSQIETAARPYAFIKFDTFIQKTKKLYLDTRTQRNLAKLNDELYEVHQIMTRNVQEVLGVGEKLDQVTEMSTRLTSDTRIYADKAKDLNRQALIRKYAPVAIVIGVVLMLFWLKNKIW, encoded by the exons ATGGTGAAGCTGACAATGATAGCACGTGTTACTGATGGCCTTCCACTGGCAGAAGGGTTGGATGATGGACGGGATCAGAAGGACGCTGACTTTTACAAGCAGCAAGCTAAACTTCTATTCAAAAACTTATCAAAGGGGCAACATGAAGCCTCGCGGATGTCAATTGAGACTGGGCCATACTATTTTCA TTACATCATTGAGGGGCGAGTATGCTATCTGACTATGTGTGACCGTTCTTATCCAAAGAAACTCGCATTCCAGTACCTAGAAGATCTGAGAAATGAATTCGAAAGAGTCAACGGCAGTCAAATCGAAACAGCTGCAAGGCCGTATGCGTTTATTAAGTTTG ACACATTCATTCAGAAGACTAAGAAACTCTATTTGGATACTAGAACCCAGAGGAATCTTGCGAAATTAAATGATGAGCTCTATGAGGTGCATCAAATTATGACTCGTAATGTTCAAGAAGTTCTTGGTGTCGGTGAAAAGCTAGACC AGGTCACTGAAATGTCAACTAGGCTGACTTCTGACACAAGAATCTATGCAGATAAGGCTAAGGATCTCAATCGCCAG GCCTTGATTCGGAAGTATGCCCCTGTTGCCATTGTGATCGGTGTAGTTTTGATGCTCTTTTGGTTGAAGAACAAGATATGGTAA
- the LOC4340402 gene encoding pollen receptor-like kinase 3: MAQPLLLLLLAAAAAAAVAVVAVAQTNMADAEALMQLKKSFTNSSSLSSWLITNTDGDKSPCAPGSHEWHGVVCSRGKVTGLRLNGLRLGGTVDVGALVGFHNLRSVSFAGNNFSGPLPAVDRLTSIKSMFFSDNQFTGVLPDDFFSKLSHLKKLWLDHNELSGAIPASIAQATSLLELHLAHNAFSGELPPLPPPALKVFDISWNDLEGVVPEAFRKFDAGRFGGNQYLCYVPTSDRPCKRVQAAAASSSKRSPMAFVTLLVSVVVVALVLCLCCNRSSRVHDFDPAHRGGDGLDERPPVYMVKQFSTTGKRSASWLGKRTGSSLRGHRRAASAAKADELGGGAGDLVIVNNCKGVFGLTDLMKAAAEVIGSGGHGSAYKAVMANGVAVVVKRARDMNRATKDAFEAEMKRLGAMSHANLLPPLAYHYRRDEKLLVYEYIPKGSLLYVLHGDRGMDYAGLDWPTRLKVAVGVARGTAFLHGELAGHEVPHGNLKSANILLAPDFEPLLVDFGYSGLINHMQSPNSMIARRAPECAAGHPVGAKADVYCLGIVLLELLTGKFPSLYLQNAKGGTDLVMWATSAIADGYERDLFDKAITSAWKFALPDMARLMRVAVDCVETDADKRPDMKVAAARVEEVVAAAMATVRERHQAAGGESSRSSSHAQYVRDGSMQRITSVGERSSRRGSNDYSS; this comes from the coding sequence ATGGCgcagcctctcctcctcctcctcctcgccgccgccgccgccgccgccgtcgcggtggtggcggtggcgcagaCGAACATGGCCGACGCCGAGGCGCTGATGCAGCTGAAGAAGTCGTTCACCAACTCCTCCTCGCTGTCGTCGTGGCTCATCACCAACACGGACGGCGACAAGTCGCCGTGCGCGCCGGGGTCGCACGAGTGGCATGGCGTCGTGTGCTCCCGCGGCAAGGTCACCGGCCTCCGCCTCAATGGCCTCCGCCTCGGCGGCACCGTCGACGTCGGCGCGCTCGTCGGCTTCCACAACCTGCGGTCCGTGTCGTTCGCCGGCAACAACTTCTCCGGCCCGCTCCCCGCCGTCGACCGGCTGACGTCGATCAAGTCCATGTTCTTCTCCGACAACCAGTTCACCGGTGTCCTCCCGGACGACTTCTTCTCCAAGCTCAGCCACCTCAAGAAGCTCTGGCTCGATCACAACGAGCTCTCCGGCGCCATCCCGGCGTCCATCGCGCAGGCCACGTCGCTTCTTGAGCTCCACCTCGCGCACAACgccttctccggcgagctcccgccgctgccgccgccggcgctcaAGGTGTTCGACATCTCCTGGAACGACCTCGAGGGCGTCGTCCCGGAGGCTTTCCGGAAGTTCGACGCCGGCAGGTTCGGCGGCAACCAGTACCTCTGCTACGTGCCGACCTCCGACCGGCCGTGCAAGCGtgtgcaggcggcggcggcgagctcgtccAAGAGGTCGCCCATGGCGTTCGTCACGCTGCTCGTCTCGGTCGTCGTGGTGGCGCTCGTGCTTTGCCTGTGCTGCAACCGGTCGAGCCGCGTCCACGACTTCGACCCCGcccaccgcggcggcgacggtctcGACGAGAGGCCGCCGGTGTACATGGTGAAGCAGTTCTCGACGACGGGGAAGCGGAGCGCGTCGTGGCTGGGGAAGAGGACGGGGTCGTCGCTCCGCGGGCATCGGCGCGCCGCGTCGGCCGCGAAGGCGGACgagctgggcggcggcgccggtgacctCGTCATCGTGAACAACTGCAAGGGCGTGTTCGGGCTGACCGACCTgatgaaggcggcggcggaggtgatcGGCAGCGGCGGGCACGGGTCGGCGTACAAGGCGGTGATGGCGAACGGCGTGGCCGTGGTGGTGAAGCGCGCGCGCGACATGAACCGCGCCACCAAGGACGCGTTCGAGGCCGAGATGAAGCGGCTCGGCGCCATGAGCCACGCCaacctgctgccgccgctggcCTACCATTACCGGAGGGACGAGAAGCTGCTGGTCTACGAGTACATCCCCAAGGGGAGCTTGCTCTACGTGCTCCACGGCGACCGGGGCATGGACTACGCGGGGCTGGACTGGCCGACGCGGCTCAAGGTGGCCGTCGGCGTCGCGCGCGGCACGGCGTTCCTccacggcgagctcgccgggCACGAGGTGCCACACGGCAACCTCAAGTCGGCGAACATCCTCCTCGCGCCGGACTTCGAGCCGCTCCTCGTCGACTTCGGCTACTCCGGCCTAATCAACCACATGCAGTCGCCGAACTCCATGATCGCGCGCCGGGCGCCGGAGTGCGCCGCCGGACACCCCGTCGGCGCCAAGGCCGACGTCTACTGCCTCGGCATcgtcctcctcgagctcctcacCGGCAAGTTCCCGTCCCTATACCTCCAGAACGCCAAGGGCGGCACGGACCTCGTCATGTGGGCGACGTCGGCGATCGCCGACGGCTACGAGCGGGACCTGTTCGACAAGGCCATCACGTCGGCGTGGAAGTTCGCGCTGCCGGACATGGCGCGGCTCAtgcgcgtcgccgtcgactgCGTCGAGACGGACGCCGACAAGCGGCCGGACATGAAGGTCGCCGCGGcgag